The window GGCGCCTACGCCGCCGTCCGGCCGGAATGGTCGAAGCGCTTCGCGCACACCGACGCCGGCCCCTGGACCGACCCCGCGGTGCTCGGCACGACGATTCCGGCGAGCTACTCCGCCGGCGCACCGGCCGGCGCCGACTGGAACGCCGCCCGGGCGATCCTGTCCGCACTGGACCCGCACCGGGTGTTCAGCAACGCGTTCCTGGACACCCTCCTACCCTGACCCAGCCGCGGCGGCCTGCCAGGCAGCACGGCCGTCAGCCGAGGGCGCGGTCGAGGTTGAACGCGGCGCTGATCAGCGACAGGTGGGTGAAGGCCTGCGGGAAGTTGCCCTGCTGCTCGCCGGTGCGGCTGATCTGCTCGGCGTACAGGCCCACGTGGTTGGCGTAGGTGAGCATCTTCTCGAAGGCGAGCCGCGCCTCGTCGAGCCTTCCGGCCCGGGTGAGCGCCTCGACGTACCAGAACGAGCAGATCGAGAAGGTGCCCTCCTCGCCGCGCACGCCGTCGGGGCTCGCCGCGGGGTCGTAACGGTAGACCAGCGAGTCGGACACCAGCTCCTCGCCGAGTGCGTCCAGGGTGGACAGCCACTTCGGGTCGGTGGGCGAGACGAACTTGGCCAGCGGCATCATCAGCACCGAGGCGTCCAGGACGTCGTCGTCGAGGTGCTGGACGAACGCCCGCCGGTTCGCGGACCAGCCGCGGCGCATGACCTGCAGGTAGATCTCGTCGCGGCAGCCCCGCCAGCGCACGATGTCGGCGGGCAGGCCACGGTGCGACGCCAACCGGATCGCCCGCTCGACCGCCACCCAGCACATCAGCCGCGAGTACAGGAAGTTCTTGCGGCCACCGCGGGTCTCCCAGATGCCCTCGTCGGGTTGGTCCCAGTGGTCGCAGACCCAGTCCACCAGCACGCAGACCTCGTCCCACAGGCCGCTGGAGATGGGCTGCCCCCACTTGTCGTAGAGGTAGACGGAGTCGAGGAGCGCCCCGTGGATGTCCAGCTGGAGCTGGTCGGCGGCGGCGTTGCCGACCCGGACCGGGGCGGAGTCCCGGTACCCGCTGAGATGGCCCAGCTCCTCCTCTGACAGCTGGCCGCGGCCGTCGATGCCGTACATGATCTGGAGCGGGCCGCGGGGGCAGTTGTCGCGCAACGTGACGCGCTCGGACAGGAAGTCCATGAACGCCCGCGCCTCGTCGGTGAATCCCAGCCGCAGCAGCGCGTAGACGCAGAACCCCGCGTCCCTGATCCACACGTATCGGTAGTCCCAGTTACGCTCCCCGCCGATCTGCTCGGGCAGGCTGGTCGTCGGGGCCGCCACGATCGCCCCGGTCGGCGCGTAGGTGAGCAGCTTGAGGGTCAGCGCGGAGCGGTGCACCATCTCCCGCCACCGCCCCCGATAGCGGGACGCGGCCAACCACCGGCGCCAGAACGCCACCGTGGCGGTGAACTCCCGCTCGGCCTCGGCATGCGGACACCCACGCGGCGCGATGTCACCGCCCACCCGGTCGAGGGCGAAGACCGCGGACTCCCCCTCCAGCAGCTTGAAGATCGTCCACACGTCCCGGCCGTCCCCGTCGAGCGGCACCGTGGCGGTCAGTGCGAGGGAGAGCGACGCCGACTCGAACAGCGTCGCGCCGCCCTCTGTCCTGACGGTGTGCGGCAGCCGGGCGTAGTCGAACCGGGGGGCCACCCGCGCGCGCATCGGAATGGACCCGCGCACGCACACCACGCGCCGGATCAGCCGGTGCCGGTCGCCCGCGCTCGCGTCGCCGATGATCGGCATGAAGTCCTGGACCTCGCCCACACCGTCCTCGGTGAAGAACCGGGTGATCAGGACGTTGGTGTCGGGGAAGTAGAACTGCCTCGACCTCGCCGGCGCGTCGGCCGTCAGCTCGAAGTGCCCTCCCCGGTCCGCGTCGAGGATCGAGCCGAAGACGCTGGGCGCGTCGAAGGACGGGCAGCAGTACCAGTCGATGGTCCCGTCCGTGCCCACCAGGGCGACGGTGCGCAGGTCGCCGATCAGCCCGTGGTCGGCGATCGGCAGGTAGCGCGGGCCCCCGGCCCACCAGTCCTGCCCGGTCATAGACCTGTCGTTCCCCGGGCGGGCCGGCCGTGAACGGGCATCGCCGTTCGCCGTGCCGCTCCACCGTTTCGCACCGCACCGTCTCGGCGGGGTCGGTTCAGGTCGAGGGTGATCTGAAGTAGGTGGGGGGATTGGCCGCGATGTCCTGGAGCCGTTCGGGGAGGCGCCAGGTCACGTAGGCGGCGATGGTGGCTGCCCACACGGCGGTGACCAGCACCACGCCGCTCGTCGAGATCAGGGGTTCGAGGAGGGCGATGCAGACCCCACCGCGCGGCGGCGCGCATAGGTCGCGACCAGGTTTTGCGTGGGTGGCCGGCCTGGTGATGCCTGTGGCTAACGTTCCTGTGTGGTGCCGGTCTCGGTGAATCGGGCCAGCTGTTCGGTGACTGTGCCCCAGCCCTCCAGGAAGCCGAGGTCCTGGTGCCGGGCGCGGGCGGTCGGGTCGCCGTGGCGGACGACGATCCGGTAGTCGGTGCCGCTGGGATGGTCCAGGAAGGTGATCTCCGCGGTCATGGGTACCGGCGCGGGGACCGCGGGGCGCCAGGCGCTGTCGATCGCGTTGGTGAACACGAGGCGCTCAAGCTCATCGACGACCAGGAAGCAGGCGTCGAGGTGTGGGGTGAATTCGGTGCCGTCGTCGCTGAGCCGCGTCACGAAGGCGCCGCCGGGCCGTGTGTCGAGGCGGTCGACGCGGCAGAGCGTCGGAGCGGGAAGCCACCAGCGTTCGAGGCTGGCCGGGTCGGTCCAGGCCTTCCAGACAGCGGCGCGCGGCGCGTGGATGAGGCGTTCCAGCGAGAGGTCGAGGTCGTGGTTCATGCCTGCTCCTCGGGCGAGGTGACGAACTGGACGAGACGGTCGGTGCGGTCCTCCCAGCCACGCCGCTGCTCCGCCAGCCAGTTCTCGAGCGGCGCGAGGCCGTCGCGGTTGAGCTCGCAGGTGCGGACCCGGCCGGACTTCGCCGTACGGATGAGGCCGTTCTTCTCGAGCGTGCGGACATGCTTCATGAAGGAAGGAAGGGCCATGGGGAAGCCGTCGGCGAGGTCGCTGACGGTCGCCGGCCCGCGGCCGAGGCGGCCGAGCACCGCGCGCCTGGTCGGATC of the Pseudofrankia saprophytica genome contains:
- a CDS encoding glycoside hydrolase family 15 protein, with the translated sequence MTGQDWWAGGPRYLPIADHGLIGDLRTVALVGTDGTIDWYCCPSFDAPSVFGSILDADRGGHFELTADAPARSRQFYFPDTNVLITRFFTEDGVGEVQDFMPIIGDASAGDRHRLIRRVVCVRGSIPMRARVAPRFDYARLPHTVRTEGGATLFESASLSLALTATVPLDGDGRDVWTIFKLLEGESAVFALDRVGGDIAPRGCPHAEAEREFTATVAFWRRWLAASRYRGRWREMVHRSALTLKLLTYAPTGAIVAAPTTSLPEQIGGERNWDYRYVWIRDAGFCVYALLRLGFTDEARAFMDFLSERVTLRDNCPRGPLQIMYGIDGRGQLSEEELGHLSGYRDSAPVRVGNAAADQLQLDIHGALLDSVYLYDKWGQPISSGLWDEVCVLVDWVCDHWDQPDEGIWETRGGRKNFLYSRLMCWVAVERAIRLASHRGLPADIVRWRGCRDEIYLQVMRRGWSANRRAFVQHLDDDVLDASVLMMPLAKFVSPTDPKWLSTLDALGEELVSDSLVYRYDPAASPDGVRGEEGTFSICSFWYVEALTRAGRLDEARLAFEKMLTYANHVGLYAEQISRTGEQQGNFPQAFTHLSLISAAFNLDRALG
- a CDS encoding SRPBCC domain-containing protein, producing the protein MNHDLDLSLERLIHAPRAAVWKAWTDPASLERWWLPAPTLCRVDRLDTRPGGAFVTRLSDDGTEFTPHLDACFLVVDELERLVFTNAIDSAWRPAVPAPVPMTAEITFLDHPSGTDYRIVVRHGDPTARARHQDLGFLEGWGTVTEQLARFTETGTTQER
- a CDS encoding ArsR/SmtB family transcription factor, producing MEQYSVRLDGLLVALADPTRRAVLGRLGRGPATVSDLADGFPMALPSFMKHVRTLEKNGLIRTAKSGRVRTCELNRDGLAPLENWLAEQRRGWEDRTDRLVQFVTSPEEQA